A stretch of DNA from Agrobacterium cucumeris:
TGCCGGCGATATTGCCGTGGGTTGCAAGTTTACGCGCGGTTTCCGGCTCTATGTGGTTCTGGGTGCGGGCGGGGATATCGTAGAGATAGGTCGGGGTCTCAACGGCATCGGCCACCGTCGAAAAATGGCGGATCAGGCCATCCTGCGTGCAGGCGATGAAGAAGGGCGTGATAACGGCGATACCGTCGACGCCGATACGGTCGAAGGCTTTGGCAAGCTGTATGGTCTCGAATGTGGCGGGCATGCCGGCATTGACGATGACTTTGGCGCGGCCGGCCACTTCGTCCACCACTTCTTCGGTCAGCCGGATTTTTTCTTCATGGGTCAGCGCGGTAAAATCGCCGTTGGTGCCGGCGCACATGATGTTGTTGCCGGCCGCCACCTGGCGGCGCACCTGCGCGCGCGTGGCTTCGTAATTGATGGTTTCGTCTTCGTTGAAACAGGTGACGAGCGCGACGAAGGCTTGTTTGGTCATGAAAGAACTCCACTTGAATTTCCGATGGCAGGGCCGGCATCCGTCGGACTACGCGCAGAATGCATATCGGGGTCGGGATCGAGGCTCGCCGAAAGCAGCGCGCGGGTATAGGCCTCACGTGGCGCTTCAAAGACCTGCCGGACGGAACCGAATTCCACCACCTCGCCGCGCTGCATGACCATGACGTGATCGGCGAAATCCCGAACCACCGGCAGGTCATGGGCGATGAAGATGAAGGAGAGGCCCATTTCGCGGCGCAGTTTATCGAGCAGCGCGATAACCTGCGCCTGCACTGACACATCGAGCGCCGAGACTGCCTCGTCACAGATGATGAGCTTCGGCTCCAGCGCCAAGGCGCGGGCAATGGCGATCCTTTGCCGCTGGCCGCCGGAGAACTGGTGCGGATAACGGCGCATATGTTCCGGCGACAGGCCGACCTGATGCAGCAGTTCCGCGGCGCGTTCGCGCCATCTTGCCCTGGGCAATATGTCCGGATGGATGACCCAGGCTTCGGAGATGAGCTGAAATACCGTCATGCGTGGGTTGAGCGATTGGGTGGGATCCTGAAACACCATCTGCAGATCGCGCCTGAGCGCGAAGAGCTCCGCCGGCGAAAGCTGGAAGAGATCCTGCCCCTTCCACAGGGCGCTGCCGGCATCCGGCTCGTCAAGCCGCAACAGAATGCGCGCCAGCGTTGACTTGCCGGAGCCGCTTTCCCCAACGACGGCGATGGTCTCCCCGGCCATCAGGTCGAAGGAAACACCCTTCAAGGCCTCGAAGGCGCCGTAGCGCTTGCGCACATCGCGCACGCTGAGCAAAGGTTCACCCCCTGCTTTCGGTTCGTGCATTTCACCCCGGCCGGGGGCGGCGCTGATGAGCTTGCGGGTATAGGGGTGCTGAGGGTTGCGATAAACCTCGCGAACGGTGCCGGCCTCCACCAGCACGCCCTTTTCCATCACCACCACCCGGTCGGCTATCTCGGCGACGACGCCGAGATCATGGGTGATGATGAGTATGGCCATGCCGGTTTCCCGCTGCAGCTCCTTGAGCAGGGAAAGCACCTCGGCCTGCACCGTCACGTCAAGCGCCGTGGTCGGTTCGTCAGCGATCAGCAGGTCGGGCCGCAGCGCCAGCGCCATTGCAATCATGACGCGCTGGCGTTGTCCGCCGGAAAATTCATGCGGATATTTCCTCAAGGCGCCATCCGGATCAGGAATGCCGACACGGGCGACAAGCCGCCTTGCCTCCGCCTCAGCTTCCGCCTTGCCCATGCCATGGGTGGTCATCGCCTCGCGGATCTGCCAGCCGACGGTATAGACGGGATTTAGATGGCTGAGCGGATCCTGAAAGATCATGGCGATGCGCCGGCCGTTGACCTCGCGACGCGCTTCTGCCGGCATGGTCAGAAGGTCTTTGCCATCAAGCAATATCCGGCCGCTGCTGATATATCCGGGCGGCATGTCGATGAGGTTCATGATGGCCGAGGACGATACCGACTTGCCGGAACCGCTTTCGCCGAGGATAGCCAGCGTTTCGCCACGGTCGATATGGTAGGAGACATCCTTCACCGCATGGACGACACCGCTTGCGGTGTGGAACTCCACGGAAAGGTTGCGCACGTCGAGAAGATGGTCAGCCATGCTTGCGGCCCTTCATTTCCAGCCGCCAGCGCTGCACGGGGTCAAGCGCGATGCGCAGCCAGTTGGACAGCAGGTTGAGCGACAGGGTGGTGAGAATGATGGCAAGCCCGGGCCAGAAGGACAGCCACCAGGCATTGGTGAGATATTGCCGCCCCTGCGAAATCATCAGACCCCAGGTGATTTCCGGCGGTTGAATGCCGATGCCAAGGAAGGACAGCGCGCTTTCCGCGAGCATCACATAAGCGAAATCGAGCGTCGCAAGCGTCGTCAACGTCGGCAGCACCACGGGCAGGATGTGGCGAAACAGGATGCGTTTGCCGGATGCGCCCATCACGCGCGCCGCCTGCACGAACATGCGCTCGCGCACCTCCAGCACCTCCGCCCTTGTGGTGCGGATGTAAACGGGAATGCGGGTGATGGCCAGAACCAGCATCAGGTTGAGGATGGAGGAACCGAGCAGATAAAGGACGATGACCGCGATCAGCAGCGACGGAAACGACATGATCACATCGGCAAGCCGCATGATGATCTGGCCGACGCGGTTGGAGGAAAACCCGGCGATAAGGCCGAGTACCGTGCCGGTGACTGCGGAGAGAAGCACGGCGCCGGCTGCAATCATCAGCGTGTTTTGCGTGGCGGCAACGATGCGCGCCAGAAGTGACCGGCCGAGCGCATCCGCTCCCAGCCAGAAGTACCATTCACGCTGCCAGTCGAATGGCGCGAGATTGCGTCCGCGCAGGTTCTGTTTCGTCGCGAGATCGCCAAGCCAGGCCGGGCCGACAAAGGCGAGTATGACGATGACGACGAGAAAGATCGCGGCACAGAGCGCGAATTTATCCGCCCACAACATGCGCAGCATGCGCGTTACGAAGGATGGCTCATCGATGATCTCGGTATCGGCGTTCAAAAGGCTCATGGCTAAATGTTCCCCTCAGTGCCGGATACGCGGATCGAGCAGCGCATAGGCGATATCGATCAGCAGGTTCATCAGGAAGATCGCCAGCGCGGTGACGAGAATGGCGGCCAGAACGACATTAAAATCCCGCTGCAGAATGGAATCGATCATCAGCTTGCCGACGCCCGGAAACCCGAAGATGGTTTCAACGATGACGGCGCCGTTAAGAAGGCTTGCGGCCTGATCACCGATGACGGTGATGACCGGCAGCATGGCGTTGCGCAGGGCATGGATGAAGATGATCGGCCCGGATTTCACGCCCTTGGCGCGCGCCGTTTTGACGTAAGCGGAAGACAAAGCGCCAATCATCGAGCCGCGTACCACCTGCACGATAATACCGAAGGGGCGCACGAACAGCACCGAGATCGGCAATATCCAGTGCAGCACCGAGCCCGTGCCTGATGTGGGCAGCCAGGCGAGATTGACCGAAAAGACGACGATCGCGACGATGGCCAGCCAGAAATCCGGAACCGAAGCGCCGATCAACGAAATGGTCGAGGCCATGCGGTCGAAAAAGCCGCCGGAGCGGAAAGCCGCAAGCGAGCCGACGACGATGGCCGCGGTGGTGACCAGCGACATGGTAATGACTGCAAGCCAGAGCGTCCAGACGAAGGCCTCCAGCACCACATCCAGCGCCGGACGGGCTTTTCTGAGTGATTCACCCAGATCTCCCGTCATCACATCGCCCGCATAACGCAGGAACTGAACCATCAGCGGATCATTCAGCCCGTGCAGCGCACGAAACTGCTGCTTCAATTCCTCCGAAGCCTCCACCGGCAGAAACAGCGCGGCCGGGTCTCCTGTCAGGCGGGAGAGGAAGAAAACCATTACGATGAGGCCGACCAGGGAGATCAGGCTCGCAATGGATCGTTTTCGGATGAAGCTCAGCATGGTTGCCTCCGGGTTTCAACGCGGCGGCAAGGCTTTCACCCTGCCGCCGCTCATTGGCTCATAAGATGCGGGCTTTACTTGATGCCGATTTCCGAAAGCTGCAGCATCGAGTTGGTGGCGATGGTGGGCTTGAAGTCCAGCCGTTCGGAAACGCGGGAGAAACCGACCATGTGAAACAGCAGCACATCCGCCACGACATCATCATGCAGGTAGGCGATGAGTTCTGACCAGAGCTTGGCGCGCTCGTCACCGACGGCTGCGGAAGCGCGTTCGATCAGGTCATCCACCTTGGGGTCCGAGAAGCCGGACTGCGTGCCCTTGGTGGCATATTTGAAGAACATGGTGAAGGACGGATCGCCCTTGGAATTGTCGTGCATGGCAGCGACGATCTGGGGTCCACGACCTTCCTTGAAGGGCTTGGAATAATAGCTCTCGTGTTCGGCCACTTCCACGAATTTCAGGTCGATCTTGAAGCCGACGTCCTGCAATTGCTGCTGGATCGCCTCCATGATTTCGGTGACATTCGGAAAATTCGCCGTGCGCGCGATGATGGTGATCGGCGTATCCACCTTCACGCCGGCAGCCTTGGCTTCCTCGAGCAGCTTCTTTGCGCCATCAGGATCGTAAGGGAAGACCTTGACGTCGGGGTTCCAGCCAAGCGTGGTCGGCGGAACAAGCGCGGTCGCCAGCACCGCTCCTTCGGGAACCAGCGTGCCGAGGAAGGCCTGCCGGTCGATGGCGAGGTTGAGCGCGCGGCGCACCCGCACATCGCTCAGCGGCGCGATGTTGTGGTCGAGGCGCATATAGACCGTTTCGCTATCGAGATAGGAAAAATCGGTCTTCGGATTGGTCGCATCGAGCTGGGAAATGGAGGGCGAAAGATCAGCCTCTCCGGTCTGCACCATGGCGGCTCGAACCGAGGGATCGGCACGGAAAAGATAGGTCGCTTCCGTCACCTGCGGCTTCTTGCCCCAATAATCGTCACGGGCAGACAGAACGATCTGCTGGCCCGGTGTCCAGTTGGTCAGCTTGTAAGGTCCGGTGCCAACAGGCTCGCGGATGAATTCCATCTTGGTTTCTTCGGGAACGATGGTGACCAGCGACATCAGCAACGGCAGAATGGGCTGGGCCGGGTCGGTCTTGAAGTCGATCGTGTGGTCGTCAACAACCGAAGGTGTCACCGTCATACCACCAAAATAACGGCGGGATTCACAGGCGTTCTTGTCGCTCATGATGCGTTCGAAGCTGTGCTTCACGTCCTTGGCGTCGAAGGTGGTGCCATCGGAAAACTTCACGCCTTCACGCAGATGGAAGCGCCAGCTGCCATCGGCATTCTGCTCCCATTTCTCGGCAAGCCGCGGCTGAACGCCGTTCTTGCCGCGCACATCAAGCTCGGTCAGCGTTTCGCTGACATTTTCCATGATGATGCGGCCGATATTGGAGCGGGTCGCCATGCAGGGCTCCAGCAGATCAGCCTCTTCCGCCAGCACGATCTTGATCGGCCCCGGGGCCGCAAGCGCCGGCGAAACCGCAGCGCTGAGGGAACCCAAGACAAGGGCGCCCGCAATCAATGACTTCTTCATTCCGTTCTCCTCCCAGATCAGAAATTCAGCAACATGGCGGCGTGCCGCAAGGGGTTCTAAAGAAAGCCCCGCCTCCTGCATCGAGGAGCATGGCGTGCGGATGATTGTCTCCTCCACCCGTAAACAGAGCATCGGCGTTATCACGTTTTTTGTCAATTTATTTTTCTTAAGCATTTTTTGCCAGCGCCAAAATAGCAATTTTTATTGTTTTAAAACAGATAATTAAATCGAAAAATCGAAAAATCAAATGTTCGATTTGCATCGAAATAAACTTGACAACTTTTCGAATATGTCATTTTCATCAGGCCAAGAGGAGACCACGATGACCCCTGATGACATCGCTCACGCCATGACCGGAGCCATCCGCACCACGTCAGAAAATCGGCAGGAAGCGCTGCTGCCGTCGCCGATGATCCAGAACCATGCAAGCTTTCTGCACCTGGCTGATGACGGCGCCTTGCTGTGCGCATGGTTCGGCGGCACGCTGGAAGGAAAATCGGACATTTCGATCTTCGCTTCCGTGTTGATGCCCGGCGCGACAAGCTGGGGCGCACCACAGCGCCTGAGCTACGACCCTGCCCATTCCGAACAGAACCCGGTTCTTTTCACCGCGCCGGATGGTGCCCTGTGGCTGTTTCACACCGCCCAGCCTTCCGGCAACCAGGACGAATGCCGCATTCGCATGGCGCGAGTTGCCCGTGATACGACGGCACCGGAAAAGCTCGTCTCCGAAGAGGGTCGTTTTCTCGATCTTCCGAAGGGCTGCTTCATCCGCGCACCGCTGCGCATTCGTGATGACGGCGCATGGCTGCTGCCAATCTTCCGCTGCATCCAGCGCCCCGGCCAGAAATGGAACGGCAGCCACGACACCGCAGCACTTGGCATATCCAAGGACAATGGCCTGACATGGCAATTGCAGGAGCTGGAGGATTCGACCGGCTGCGTGCATATGAGTCCGGTTTCCGGCGGTGATGCACGCTACTCCGCCTTCTTCCGCCGTCGTCAGGCCGATTTCGTTTATCGCACGGAAAGCGCTGATGGCGGCCGCTCATGGTCAAAGCCGCAGCCAACCGACGTGCCGAACAACAATTCCTCCATTGCCGCAATCAGGCTCGGTGACGGCCGGCTTGCGATGATCTGCAACCCCGTCAGCGCCGCTCAATCGAACGACCGGCGCACCTCGCTTTATGACGAGCTCGGAGAGGATGACAGCAGGCCGGATGCCGATCCGACAGGCGGATGTGTGCCTGTCTGGGGCGTGCCGCGCGCGCCGGTTTCCATCTGCATCTCCGATGACGACGGGCTCAGCTTCCCCACCCGTATTCTGATCGAGGACGGTCCCGGCACCT
This window harbors:
- a CDS encoding dihydrodipicolinate synthase family protein, which translates into the protein MTKQAFVALVTCFNEDETINYEATRAQVRRQVAAGNNIMCAGTNGDFTALTHEEKIRLTEEVVDEVAGRAKVIVNAGMPATFETIQLAKAFDRIGVDGIAVITPFFIACTQDGLIRHFSTVADAVETPTYLYDIPARTQNHIEPETARKLATHGNIAGIKDSGGAQQTLEAYLQVAKEMPGFEVYSGPDHLVLWSLQNGAAGCISGLGNAMPDVLAGILNGFNAGNIIEAERQQAIYTAFRTDLYALGFAPAMVKRSLYLQDPSVGASRQPALLPDQQQDDQIVKILQRYQLL
- a CDS encoding ABC transporter ATP-binding protein, with protein sequence MADHLLDVRNLSVEFHTASGVVHAVKDVSYHIDRGETLAILGESGSGKSVSSSAIMNLIDMPPGYISSGRILLDGKDLLTMPAEARREVNGRRIAMIFQDPLSHLNPVYTVGWQIREAMTTHGMGKAEAEAEARRLVARVGIPDPDGALRKYPHEFSGGQRQRVMIAMALALRPDLLIADEPTTALDVTVQAEVLSLLKELQRETGMAILIITHDLGVVAEIADRVVVMEKGVLVEAGTVREVYRNPQHPYTRKLISAAPGRGEMHEPKAGGEPLLSVRDVRKRYGAFEALKGVSFDLMAGETIAVVGESGSGKSTLARILLRLDEPDAGSALWKGQDLFQLSPAELFALRRDLQMVFQDPTQSLNPRMTVFQLISEAWVIHPDILPRARWRERAAELLHQVGLSPEHMRRYPHQFSGGQRQRIAIARALALEPKLIICDEAVSALDVSVQAQVIALLDKLRREMGLSFIFIAHDLPVVRDFADHVMVMQRGEVVEFGSVRQVFEAPREAYTRALLSASLDPDPDMHSARSPTDAGPAIGNSSGVLS
- a CDS encoding ABC transporter permease → MSLLNADTEIIDEPSFVTRMLRMLWADKFALCAAIFLVVIVILAFVGPAWLGDLATKQNLRGRNLAPFDWQREWYFWLGADALGRSLLARIVAATQNTLMIAAGAVLLSAVTGTVLGLIAGFSSNRVGQIIMRLADVIMSFPSLLIAVIVLYLLGSSILNLMLVLAITRIPVYIRTTRAEVLEVRERMFVQAARVMGASGKRILFRHILPVVLPTLTTLATLDFAYVMLAESALSFLGIGIQPPEITWGLMISQGRQYLTNAWWLSFWPGLAIILTTLSLNLLSNWLRIALDPVQRWRLEMKGRKHG
- a CDS encoding ABC transporter permease, translated to MLSFIRKRSIASLISLVGLIVMVFFLSRLTGDPAALFLPVEASEELKQQFRALHGLNDPLMVQFLRYAGDVMTGDLGESLRKARPALDVVLEAFVWTLWLAVITMSLVTTAAIVVGSLAAFRSGGFFDRMASTISLIGASVPDFWLAIVAIVVFSVNLAWLPTSGTGSVLHWILPISVLFVRPFGIIVQVVRGSMIGALSSAYVKTARAKGVKSGPIIFIHALRNAMLPVITVIGDQAASLLNGAVIVETIFGFPGVGKLMIDSILQRDFNVVLAAILVTALAIFLMNLLIDIAYALLDPRIRH
- a CDS encoding ABC transporter substrate-binding protein yields the protein MKKSLIAGALVLGSLSAAVSPALAAPGPIKIVLAEEADLLEPCMATRSNIGRIIMENVSETLTELDVRGKNGVQPRLAEKWEQNADGSWRFHLREGVKFSDGTTFDAKDVKHSFERIMSDKNACESRRYFGGMTVTPSVVDDHTIDFKTDPAQPILPLLMSLVTIVPEETKMEFIREPVGTGPYKLTNWTPGQQIVLSARDDYWGKKPQVTEATYLFRADPSVRAAMVQTGEADLSPSISQLDATNPKTDFSYLDSETVYMRLDHNIAPLSDVRVRRALNLAIDRQAFLGTLVPEGAVLATALVPPTTLGWNPDVKVFPYDPDGAKKLLEEAKAAGVKVDTPITIIARTANFPNVTEIMEAIQQQLQDVGFKIDLKFVEVAEHESYYSKPFKEGRGPQIVAAMHDNSKGDPSFTMFFKYATKGTQSGFSDPKVDDLIERASAAVGDERAKLWSELIAYLHDDVVADVLLFHMVGFSRVSERLDFKPTIATNSMLQLSEIGIK
- a CDS encoding sialidase family protein, with amino-acid sequence MTPDDIAHAMTGAIRTTSENRQEALLPSPMIQNHASFLHLADDGALLCAWFGGTLEGKSDISIFASVLMPGATSWGAPQRLSYDPAHSEQNPVLFTAPDGALWLFHTAQPSGNQDECRIRMARVARDTTAPEKLVSEEGRFLDLPKGCFIRAPLRIRDDGAWLLPIFRCIQRPGQKWNGSHDTAALGISKDNGLTWQLQELEDSTGCVHMSPVSGGDARYSAFFRRRQADFVYRTESADGGRSWSKPQPTDVPNNNSSIAAIRLGDGRLAMICNPVSAAQSNDRRTSLYDELGEDDSRPDADPTGGCVPVWGVPRAPVSICISDDDGLSFPTRILIEDGPGTCLSNDSTDGRNLEMSYPWLLEAPDGTLHASYTYHRRAIKYVRLAPGWADPKDEGKR